One window of Acidobacteriota bacterium genomic DNA carries:
- a CDS encoding phosphotransferase — MSEGNGGPRPAMTRRLLAFARRRFGDAVSCEPLAGDASDRAFFRIRLATMSPLVAMVHPEPFRLDDLPYFVHGRFLKEIGADVPEIVGSYPGEGILLLQDLGDATLMAHLMTASPDRRHFLYRQAVQILAHLQSEGTRALSPDLPAARTALDRDRLLFELRFFAEHYVTGLLGSPLMPAAAADLDAWLESLAETVAGYDRVLCHRDYHSRNLMVRGDRLYMVDFQDARMGPYTYDLASLLRDSYVRLPEELIEEMLDFFLEVTGRSQPGEARPGSFEEEFERTCLQRNIKAIGTFAYQAVVKGNRGYLPSIPPTLESIRTNLERRGERGILELFEGPLLLS, encoded by the coding sequence ATGAGCGAAGGGAACGGAGGGCCCCGGCCGGCGATGACGCGGAGGCTTCTGGCCTTCGCCCGGCGTCGGTTCGGCGACGCCGTCTCGTGCGAGCCTCTCGCAGGCGACGCGTCGGATCGCGCCTTCTTCAGAATCCGGCTGGCGACGATGAGCCCCCTCGTCGCGATGGTGCATCCCGAGCCGTTCCGGCTCGACGACCTTCCGTACTTCGTCCACGGGCGCTTCCTCAAGGAGATCGGGGCGGATGTCCCGGAGATCGTCGGCTCGTACCCGGGAGAAGGGATCCTCCTGCTCCAGGATCTGGGCGACGCGACGCTCATGGCGCACCTCATGACGGCGTCTCCCGATCGACGGCACTTCCTCTACCGCCAGGCGGTCCAGATCCTCGCGCACCTCCAGAGCGAGGGGACGCGCGCTCTCTCGCCCGACCTGCCCGCCGCGCGGACGGCGCTCGACCGCGACAGGCTCCTCTTCGAGCTCCGCTTCTTCGCCGAGCACTACGTCACGGGGCTTCTCGGCTCACCCCTCATGCCCGCCGCGGCCGCCGACCTCGACGCGTGGCTCGAATCGCTGGCCGAGACGGTGGCGGGATACGACCGCGTGCTGTGCCACCGCGACTACCACTCCCGGAACCTGATGGTGAGGGGGGATCGCCTCTACATGGTCGACTTCCAGGACGCGCGGATGGGACCGTACACATACGACCTCGCGTCGCTCCTCCGCGATTCCTACGTGCGCCTCCCCGAGGAGCTGATCGAGGAGATGCTCGACTTCTTCCTCGAGGTCACGGGGCGCTCGCAACCCGGCGAGGCCCGCCCGGGCTCCTTCGAGGAGGAGTTCGAGCGGACGTGCCTCCAGCGGAACATCAAGGCCATCGGCACCTTCGCCTACCAGGCGGTCGTCAAGGGGAATCGCGGCTACCTCCCGAGCATTCCCCCCACTCTCGAGTCGATCCGCACCAACCTCGAGCGCCGGGGCGAGCGCGGGATTCTCGAGCTCTTCGAAGGACCTCTTCTGCTAAGTTGA
- a CDS encoding DUF1003 domain-containing protein: MAQQRIEARVVPARPRSKVTEIEERVRKALADRRTVTRDIETEYEEKLSLGNRVADVVAAFGGSWTFIFTFGAIMAAWMLINSQVLKDGAFDPFPYILLNLILSTLAALQAPVIMMSQNRQNEKDRVRAEHDYEINLKAEIEIGQIHKKLDEFRDAQWVQLVAMQHRQIEYLEKLVEVGRGGERAT, from the coding sequence ATGGCTCAGCAGCGAATCGAGGCGCGCGTCGTCCCCGCGCGCCCGCGATCGAAGGTGACGGAGATCGAGGAGCGGGTCCGCAAGGCCCTCGCCGACAGGCGGACGGTCACCCGCGACATCGAGACCGAGTACGAGGAGAAGCTCTCTCTGGGCAATCGCGTCGCCGACGTCGTCGCGGCCTTCGGCGGCTCGTGGACCTTCATCTTCACCTTCGGCGCGATCATGGCCGCCTGGATGCTGATCAACAGCCAGGTGCTCAAGGACGGCGCCTTCGACCCGTTCCCGTACATCCTGCTCAACCTGATCCTGTCGACACTCGCCGCGCTGCAGGCCCCCGTGATCATGATGAGCCAGAACCGGCAGAACGAGAAGGACCGGGTCCGGGCCGAGCACGATTACGAGATCAACCTGAAGGCCGAGATCGAGATCGGGCAGATTCACAAGAAGCTCGACGAGTTCCGCGACGCGCAGTGGGTGCAGCTCGTCGCGATGCAGCACCGGCAGATCGAGTACCTGGAGAAGCTCGTCGAGGTGGGTCGCGGCGGAGAGCGCGCCACCTGA
- a CDS encoding ABC transporter permease, whose product MFLDLVRDFVHGASVLRKSPGFAFVAMTTLALGIGVNTALFSVVNGLLFEPLPVERPGELVGVYNRAHEGIATHTPLAFPDYRDIRDGTKSLTGMFGYALEPLALETGGSNTVVMSETATGDYFTTLGVRAALGRTFTAADEEGAGAAPVVVLSHAAWQRRFAGDPGILGRTLRLNGSLFTVIGIAPREFTGLYRMISPDVWIPMRWTTGRRLSDLEGRGSRWMMAMARLKPASTLAGARAEAATVGKRLQREYPDTNRTREVDLLPANSVTIVPGMESVLYPVSFVLLAGVGLVLLIASANVANMLLARAAARRREFAVRLALGAPRGRIVRQLLVESLLLAIGGAAGGLLLGAWSHSALLAAMRSLELPFPITLTLGAPLDGRVLAYTLGLALVTTLAFGLAPALESSRPGLVEGLKGESGGGGARPRRRLQSALVVAQVAFSLVLLIGAGLSLRSLLNAHRIDPGFRTRGVVSAGFSPTLRGYSSERSRAYYDQLLARVRALPGVTSAAVTSHLPLSFQVRTTDARPEGAPAPADGEENEVDVATAGPGYFETMEIRVVRGRSFMESDVTAATRTAIVNESLARAFWPGEDPIGRGIVVGREAERWEVIGVVRDAKYRTLGESPRSCLYQGYGAASFGDETLIAAAPGDPAPLEAAVRDVARAIDEKMPVMSLQTLEEATSVSLLLPRAGAWIFMLFGLLGSSIAVVGLYGLIAYLASRRTREIGIRMALGARPADILRLVISQGLKVTLVGVALGLAGAFAATRAIGAILYGISPTDTLTYLAVATIFPLTAAAACYLPARRAAAIQPTSALRCE is encoded by the coding sequence ATGTTCCTCGACCTCGTCAGAGACTTCGTCCACGGGGCGAGCGTCCTGCGCAAGAGCCCCGGCTTCGCCTTCGTCGCCATGACGACGCTGGCCCTCGGCATCGGCGTCAACACCGCCCTCTTCAGCGTCGTCAACGGGCTGCTGTTCGAGCCGCTCCCCGTCGAGAGGCCCGGCGAGCTCGTCGGCGTCTACAACCGGGCGCACGAGGGGATCGCGACGCACACCCCCCTCGCGTTTCCGGATTACCGCGACATCCGGGACGGGACGAAGAGCCTCACCGGAATGTTCGGGTACGCCCTCGAGCCCCTCGCCCTCGAGACCGGCGGCAGCAACACCGTCGTGATGAGCGAGACGGCGACAGGGGACTACTTCACCACCCTCGGCGTGCGGGCCGCGCTGGGCCGGACCTTCACGGCGGCGGATGAGGAAGGAGCCGGGGCGGCGCCCGTCGTGGTCCTGAGCCACGCCGCCTGGCAGCGCCGCTTCGCGGGAGATCCCGGAATCCTGGGCCGCACGCTGCGCCTGAACGGCTCGCTCTTCACCGTCATCGGCATCGCCCCGCGGGAGTTCACGGGACTCTACCGGATGATCTCTCCGGACGTCTGGATCCCGATGCGCTGGACGACCGGGCGGCGCCTGAGCGATCTCGAGGGACGTGGCTCCCGCTGGATGATGGCGATGGCGAGGCTGAAGCCCGCGAGCACCCTCGCCGGGGCGCGGGCGGAGGCCGCGACGGTCGGCAAGCGGCTGCAGCGCGAGTACCCCGACACGAACCGGACGCGCGAAGTGGATCTGCTGCCCGCGAACAGCGTCACGATCGTCCCGGGAATGGAGTCGGTCCTCTACCCGGTGTCGTTCGTCCTCCTCGCCGGGGTTGGGCTCGTTCTCCTCATCGCGAGCGCCAACGTGGCCAACATGCTTCTCGCGCGGGCGGCCGCGCGGCGGCGAGAGTTCGCCGTCCGGCTCGCCCTCGGCGCGCCCAGGGGGCGCATCGTCCGCCAGCTCCTCGTCGAGAGTCTGCTGCTCGCGATCGGTGGGGCCGCGGGAGGGCTGCTCCTCGGAGCCTGGTCTCATTCGGCGCTGCTCGCGGCGATGCGCTCGCTCGAGCTGCCCTTCCCGATCACGCTGACGCTCGGCGCGCCGCTCGACGGGAGGGTGCTGGCCTACACCCTCGGCCTCGCGCTCGTCACCACACTGGCCTTCGGTCTGGCCCCGGCGCTCGAATCCTCGCGCCCCGGGCTCGTCGAAGGTTTGAAAGGGGAGTCGGGAGGCGGCGGGGCGCGCCCGCGGCGGCGGCTCCAGTCGGCTCTCGTCGTCGCGCAGGTCGCCTTCTCCCTGGTGCTCCTGATAGGCGCCGGCCTCTCGCTCCGCAGCCTTCTGAACGCCCACCGGATCGATCCGGGGTTCAGGACGCGAGGCGTGGTGAGCGCGGGCTTTTCCCCGACGCTTCGCGGCTACTCGTCCGAGCGCAGCCGCGCCTACTACGACCAGCTCCTCGCGCGGGTGCGCGCCCTTCCCGGAGTCACATCGGCCGCGGTGACGTCGCATCTGCCGCTGAGCTTCCAGGTCCGCACGACCGACGCGCGTCCGGAAGGCGCTCCGGCCCCGGCGGACGGGGAGGAGAACGAGGTCGACGTCGCCACCGCGGGCCCCGGGTATTTCGAGACGATGGAGATCCGTGTCGTGCGGGGAAGGAGCTTCATGGAGAGCGACGTCACCGCGGCCACGCGCACTGCAATCGTCAACGAGTCCCTTGCCCGCGCTTTCTGGCCCGGGGAGGATCCCATCGGCCGCGGCATCGTCGTCGGCCGGGAAGCGGAGCGCTGGGAGGTGATCGGAGTCGTTCGCGACGCGAAGTACCGGACGCTCGGCGAGTCGCCGCGCTCCTGCCTCTACCAGGGGTACGGCGCCGCGTCGTTCGGCGACGAGACGCTCATCGCCGCGGCTCCGGGGGATCCCGCGCCCCTCGAGGCGGCCGTCCGCGACGTGGCGCGCGCGATCGACGAGAAGATGCCCGTGATGAGCCTCCAGACTCTGGAGGAGGCGACGAGCGTATCGCTCCTCCTCCCCCGCGCGGGAGCCTGGATCTTCATGCTCTTCGGCCTTCTCGGGAGCTCGATCGCCGTCGTGGGTCTGTACGGGCTCATCGCCTATCTCGCGAGCCGCCGGACGCGTGAGATCGGCATTCGGATGGCGCTCGGAGCGCGCCCGGCCGACATCCTGAGGCTGGTGATCTCGCAGGGGCTGAAGGTCACCCTCGTGGGGGTCGCCCTCGGGCTCGCCGGCGCCTTCGCCGCGACGCGCGCCATCGGCGCGATCCTCTACGGCATCAGCCCGACCGACACGCTGACGTATCTCGCCGTCGCGACGATCTTCCCGCTGACGGCCGCGGCGGCCTGTTACCTGCCCGCGCGCCGCGCCGCCGCGATCCAGCCCACCTCGGCGCTTCGATGCGAGTGA
- a CDS encoding aspartyl protease family protein encodes MTGGRAGSHRGASAVIALALAGAILAAAAADPDPNAPAGAPAPPPPDPVAVAQKLLDADRWQEALDAARGIVAAHPESAAAGTLLADALYRRGDFEEAEAAYRAAAAADPNFAPAQFGIGRILRTVGHYGDAAESFHRAAALDPNNPRYVRTLSNHLAKREDVIRLLTHYLDMPPVEGEGVINNVRAWIELLKELRDEPLGEIVTSDPTDLPLNVLRGQAYLKADVNTAAGQRFAFDTGATGLTISPRLAKLAKVKTIRPFTVTGMGGKGVVDGDLVLIKSLKLGGVSIRNVSATIAEPRGDEEGLFGPPILGSFLIRVDLDPGTLGLRLNDGKPDAPKPAGSAPAPLAIPFRNVGGQIFVKASLNGTPLNAMVDTGASSSLATMSAAPRVPGLELLPGDWVQGRSVGLAGSLARKALREATLSFGGVDFKADRMPCVDLARFSRALESEVYLVIGFPELARFVTEIDYRTNTLTLTPKAK; translated from the coding sequence ATGACGGGCGGGCGCGCCGGATCGCACCGCGGCGCGAGCGCCGTCATCGCCCTCGCGCTCGCCGGCGCCATCCTCGCCGCCGCCGCGGCCGATCCCGATCCGAACGCCCCCGCGGGCGCCCCGGCCCCTCCCCCCCCCGATCCCGTCGCCGTCGCGCAGAAGCTCCTCGACGCCGACAGGTGGCAGGAGGCCCTCGACGCCGCCAGGGGAATCGTCGCCGCGCATCCCGAATCCGCCGCCGCCGGCACGCTGTTGGCCGACGCGCTCTATCGACGCGGAGATTTCGAGGAGGCGGAGGCGGCGTACCGCGCGGCCGCGGCTGCAGACCCCAACTTCGCCCCCGCCCAGTTCGGCATCGGAAGAATCCTCCGCACGGTCGGGCACTACGGCGACGCGGCCGAGTCCTTTCACCGGGCGGCGGCGCTCGACCCGAACAACCCGCGCTACGTCCGCACCCTGTCGAATCACCTCGCGAAGCGGGAGGACGTCATCAGGCTCCTCACGCACTACCTCGACATGCCTCCCGTCGAAGGCGAGGGGGTGATCAACAACGTGCGCGCGTGGATCGAGCTCTTGAAGGAACTTCGCGATGAGCCCCTGGGGGAGATCGTGACGTCCGACCCCACCGATCTCCCTCTGAACGTGCTGCGCGGCCAGGCTTACCTGAAGGCCGACGTGAACACCGCGGCGGGGCAGCGGTTCGCCTTCGACACCGGCGCGACGGGGCTCACCATCTCGCCGCGGCTCGCGAAGCTCGCGAAGGTGAAGACGATTCGCCCCTTCACGGTGACCGGGATGGGGGGAAAGGGAGTCGTCGACGGCGACCTGGTGCTGATCAAGAGCCTGAAGCTCGGAGGGGTGTCGATCCGCAACGTCTCCGCGACGATCGCGGAGCCCAGGGGAGACGAGGAAGGGCTCTTCGGCCCGCCGATCCTCGGGAGCTTCCTGATCCGGGTCGACCTCGATCCGGGGACGCTCGGCCTGAGGCTCAACGACGGGAAGCCCGACGCGCCGAAGCCTGCCGGCAGCGCGCCGGCGCCGCTCGCGATCCCCTTCCGTAACGTCGGCGGTCAGATCTTCGTGAAGGCCTCCCTCAACGGAACGCCGCTCAACGCGATGGTCGACACCGGAGCGTCGTCGTCCCTCGCCACGATGTCGGCCGCGCCGCGCGTGCCGGGACTCGAGCTCCTCCCCGGCGACTGGGTCCAGGGGAGATCGGTCGGGCTCGCGGGGAGCCTCGCCCGCAAGGCCCTGCGCGAGGCGACCCTCTCGTTCGGCGGAGTCGACTTCAAGGCCGACCGGATGCCGTGCGTCGATCTCGCCCGATTCAGCCGCGCCCTCGAGTCCGAGGTCTACCTCGTGATCGGCTTTCCCGAGCTCGCCCGGTTCGTGACGGAGATCGACTACCGCACCAACACGCTGACGCTCACGCCGAAGGCGAAGTGA
- a CDS encoding TldD/PmbA family protein, translating to MVSRTRGRAASTDDVVPDFFRVELLFHERRSTVHLSRRDGLARPALLLEETGCRASGIAGSRPFTAVLDDPSPGMLRRAAGDLADALAEPASIAEMSVRERTSLWIDPIRAIFDAWTEELAAGSARAGAEVIGAKLDATISLARVVVARPRDAAPFFAARDLRATVEGRCSVTLRRRERIVTVEASRWADGFADSAVAATAAWRDAAAECVARGVPRLEAVPPPAFEGPAVFGPEATGVLLHEICGHLLEADLVTAGVSPFARLAGEKIACDELTLLDDPTLAGGRVRFLMDDEGRQARATVLIEAGVLRGFLSDDATAAATGGESTSGSRRESYRFTSLPRMTNLVLAEGPRDPEELVAPIARGLLVDRLGRGQVDPRRGEFRLEVESGRLIEGGRAGRLVTRAFLVGGCRELLRSIDGVANDVRIDVGAGSCIKDDQIVPVGQAAPSLRVSKLKVLPGVAS from the coding sequence ATGGTCTCTCGCACGCGAGGGCGCGCCGCCTCAACCGACGACGTCGTCCCGGATTTCTTCCGGGTGGAGCTCCTGTTCCACGAGAGACGCTCGACGGTCCACCTCTCGCGGCGCGACGGCCTCGCGCGCCCCGCGCTCCTGCTCGAGGAGACCGGGTGCCGCGCGAGCGGGATCGCCGGATCGAGGCCGTTCACCGCCGTCCTCGACGATCCGTCCCCCGGGATGCTGAGGCGCGCGGCCGGTGATCTCGCCGACGCCCTTGCCGAGCCCGCCTCGATCGCGGAGATGAGCGTTCGGGAGCGGACATCCCTCTGGATCGATCCGATCCGCGCCATCTTCGACGCGTGGACCGAAGAGCTTGCCGCGGGATCCGCGCGCGCGGGCGCCGAGGTGATCGGCGCGAAACTCGACGCGACCATCTCCCTCGCCCGCGTCGTGGTCGCCCGGCCGCGCGACGCCGCGCCGTTCTTCGCGGCCCGCGATCTCCGCGCGACCGTCGAGGGGCGCTGCTCCGTGACACTCCGCCGCAGGGAGCGCATCGTGACCGTGGAGGCCTCCCGGTGGGCCGACGGCTTCGCCGATTCTGCGGTCGCCGCCACCGCCGCGTGGCGGGACGCCGCCGCCGAGTGCGTCGCGCGCGGCGTTCCGCGGCTCGAGGCCGTCCCGCCTCCCGCGTTCGAAGGCCCCGCCGTCTTCGGCCCCGAGGCCACGGGAGTCCTGCTGCACGAGATCTGCGGGCATCTTCTCGAGGCGGATCTCGTGACCGCGGGCGTCTCCCCGTTCGCGCGACTGGCCGGGGAGAAGATCGCCTGCGACGAGCTGACGCTTCTCGACGACCCGACTCTCGCCGGCGGTCGCGTGCGCTTCCTGATGGACGACGAAGGGCGCCAGGCCCGAGCCACGGTGCTCATCGAGGCGGGGGTGCTCCGCGGCTTCCTGTCGGACGACGCGACGGCGGCGGCCACGGGAGGAGAGTCGACGTCGGGCTCGAGGCGCGAGTCGTACCGCTTCACGTCGCTCCCCCGGATGACGAACCTCGTCCTCGCCGAAGGCCCGCGCGATCCGGAGGAGCTCGTCGCGCCCATCGCCCGCGGCCTTCTCGTGGATCGTCTCGGTCGCGGGCAGGTGGACCCGCGCCGCGGCGAGTTTCGTCTCGAGGTCGAGTCGGGGCGCCTCATCGAGGGAGGCCGGGCGGGGCGCCTCGTGACGCGCGCCTTCCTCGTCGGCGGGTGCCGCGAGCTGCTCCGATCGATCGACGGCGTGGCGAACGACGTGAGGATCGACGTCGGCGCGGGGTCGTGCATCAAGGACGACCAGATCGTTCCGGTCGGGCAGGCGGCGCCGTCGCTCCGGGTCTCGAAGCTGAAGGTCCTGCCGGGAGTCGCCTCGTGA
- a CDS encoding iron ABC transporter permease → MTPDRSVPPSLDASRRHTAARALRVTLSLAAAACAAGALATTIGSSHVGLSDLPAVLLGRGPSEARAIFADVRLPRVLLAAIVGAALASAGGALQSVLRNPLADPYILGLSGGAGLGAILWSTIAPATSDLGPALRPFFAFAGAVAAVFGLLALSRARGRKNAATMLLMGAVLNATCIALILFVVTVADVGRYQGVMYWLVGSLSPPSGSLLAAIYVCVSAGVIGLTLLGPHLNLLSAGEETAAQLGSPVARVRLLAILAACLVTAAAVSVSGLIGFVGLMVPHLARLWFGPDNRLLVPASALLGALILIVADTLARVLLAPTQIPVGVITAIAGGPCFLWLFAVRGEEGGAS, encoded by the coding sequence GTGACGCCCGATCGATCGGTCCCTCCCTCCCTCGACGCGTCCCGCCGGCACACGGCGGCGCGGGCGCTTCGAGTCACCCTCTCGCTCGCGGCCGCGGCCTGCGCGGCGGGGGCCCTCGCGACGACGATCGGGAGCAGCCACGTCGGGCTCTCGGATCTCCCCGCCGTTCTCCTCGGGCGCGGACCTTCCGAGGCGCGGGCCATCTTCGCCGACGTGCGGCTGCCGCGCGTCCTCCTCGCGGCGATCGTCGGCGCGGCGCTCGCCTCGGCGGGAGGGGCTCTCCAGTCGGTGCTCCGGAACCCGCTCGCCGATCCCTACATCCTCGGCCTCTCCGGCGGGGCGGGCCTCGGCGCCATCCTCTGGAGCACGATCGCTCCTGCGACCAGCGACCTCGGGCCCGCGCTTCGCCCCTTCTTCGCCTTCGCCGGGGCGGTCGCGGCCGTGTTCGGCCTTCTCGCGCTGTCGCGGGCGCGGGGCCGGAAGAACGCGGCGACGATGCTCTTGATGGGGGCTGTCCTCAACGCAACCTGCATCGCGCTGATCCTCTTCGTCGTCACCGTGGCGGATGTCGGGCGGTACCAGGGGGTGATGTACTGGCTGGTCGGAAGCCTCTCGCCTCCGTCCGGCAGCCTCCTGGCGGCCATCTACGTCTGCGTGTCCGCCGGGGTGATCGGCCTCACGCTGCTGGGGCCGCACCTCAATCTCCTGTCGGCCGGCGAGGAGACGGCGGCGCAGCTCGGCTCGCCCGTCGCGCGCGTGCGCCTCCTCGCCATCCTCGCGGCGTGCCTCGTCACCGCGGCGGCCGTCTCGGTCTCGGGGCTGATCGGCTTCGTCGGCCTGATGGTCCCGCACCTCGCGCGCCTGTGGTTCGGGCCGGACAACCGGCTCCTCGTCCCCGCGTCGGCGCTGCTCGGCGCGCTGATCCTGATCGTCGCCGACACGCTCGCGCGCGTCCTCCTCGCGCCGACGCAGATCCCCGTCGGCGTCATCACGGCGATCGCGGGCGGCCCGTGCTTCCTCTGGCTCTTCGCCGTCCGCGGCGAGGAGGGTGGGGCGTCGTGA
- a CDS encoding ABC transporter ATP-binding protein has protein sequence MSEGLEARSIGFGYGDGNLFHDLSLSVRAGEMVGLIGPNGSGKTTLLRILSGVLAPRTGGVRLTGGPGGDVEMAALEAGERSRRIAVVPQESRLTFDFTAIEVVLMARAARLGLLGVESREDLDAARRAMERTGTAPFAGRLIGQLSGGERQLVFVARALAQEPGLLLLDEPTAFLDIRHRLEIYALLSDLNAREGLTVAITSHDINLAARFCRRLVLLKAGRVIADGGAAEVFRAEILSDLFDTPLRVVKDDATGRPFALP, from the coding sequence GTGAGCGAGGGCCTCGAGGCGCGCTCGATCGGCTTCGGCTACGGCGACGGGAATCTGTTCCACGACCTGTCCCTCTCGGTCCGCGCCGGGGAGATGGTGGGCCTCATCGGCCCGAACGGTTCGGGGAAGACCACGCTCCTCCGGATCCTCTCCGGCGTCCTCGCGCCGCGCACGGGGGGCGTCCGGCTGACCGGCGGTCCCGGCGGCGACGTGGAAATGGCGGCGCTCGAGGCGGGCGAGCGATCGCGGCGCATCGCGGTGGTCCCGCAGGAATCGCGCCTCACCTTCGACTTCACCGCGATCGAGGTGGTCCTCATGGCTCGGGCGGCCCGCCTCGGCCTCCTCGGCGTCGAGAGCCGGGAGGATCTCGACGCGGCGCGGCGCGCGATGGAGAGGACTGGAACGGCTCCGTTCGCCGGCCGGCTCATCGGCCAGCTCAGCGGCGGCGAGCGCCAGCTCGTCTTCGTCGCGCGCGCCCTCGCCCAGGAGCCGGGTCTTCTTCTACTCGACGAGCCGACGGCCTTTCTCGACATCCGCCACCGCCTCGAGATCTACGCGTTGCTCTCAGATCTCAACGCCCGCGAGGGGCTGACGGTCGCGATCACGTCGCACGACATCAACCTCGCCGCGCGCTTCTGCCGCCGGCTCGTCCTGCTGAAGGCGGGCCGGGTCATCGCCGACGGGGGAGCCGCTGAGGTCTTCCGCGCGGAGATCCTCTCCGACCTCTTCGATACCCCGCTTCGGGTCGTGAAGGATGACGCCACCGGACGCCCGTTCGCTCTCCCGTAG
- a CDS encoding thrombospondin type 3 repeat-containing protein codes for MRWRLATPTEAGSFSFVHPGPPNAPNALSVDPNTGLVTWNTTGATLSSDPNERFGNYSTQIVIEDLDPNGALKGGKTAVDFFVQVINPPPFAPHFDVPPTPPSGGTRSVDVGNYLCFDLQASDQDVNDIVELGDASLPQGMQCTYGPPAHTVTGECLWKPTAANVGGEIVVFTATDNNGIGAPPHSFDLQITNQCSTSPPTVPDTDGDGIADLCDDCPFVVDPNQVDSDNDRVGDACDNCGVFNPCQSDHDGDGHADQCDICPFNYNPSQTDVDGDGLGDACDNCPAVSNPGQQDADGDGVGDACDSCPTVYNPGDTDGDGDGVGDACDNCPLNSNPGQQNSDGDNEGGDACDITITFPLAGQLTCLDPPPTISWSPEVYNRFKVFVSWSSTFLPTAQVTSGSTLLKGLSWTMPAKKWAKACAGANPNLYFRVFGKNKGTGLAELSETSVVQVK; via the coding sequence ATGCGGTGGCGCCTCGCGACTCCGACCGAGGCCGGCAGCTTCTCGTTCGTCCATCCCGGGCCGCCGAACGCGCCCAATGCCCTGTCGGTCGATCCGAACACCGGGCTCGTCACCTGGAACACGACGGGCGCGACGCTGTCGTCCGATCCGAACGAGAGGTTCGGCAACTACTCGACGCAGATCGTCATCGAAGACCTCGATCCCAATGGCGCGCTGAAGGGCGGCAAGACCGCCGTGGATTTCTTCGTGCAGGTGATCAACCCGCCGCCCTTCGCGCCCCACTTCGATGTGCCGCCGACGCCGCCGTCCGGCGGGACGCGATCGGTCGACGTCGGCAACTATCTCTGCTTCGATCTCCAGGCGAGCGACCAGGACGTGAACGACATCGTGGAGCTGGGTGACGCGAGCCTTCCGCAGGGGATGCAGTGCACCTACGGGCCGCCGGCTCATACGGTCACCGGCGAGTGCCTCTGGAAGCCCACGGCGGCCAACGTCGGCGGCGAGATCGTGGTCTTCACGGCCACCGACAACAACGGCATCGGCGCGCCCCCCCACTCGTTCGATCTCCAGATCACGAACCAGTGCTCCACGTCGCCGCCGACCGTCCCGGACACCGACGGGGACGGGATCGCGGATCTGTGCGACGACTGTCCGTTCGTGGTCGATCCGAACCAGGTCGACTCGGACAACGACAGGGTCGGCGACGCCTGCGACAACTGCGGGGTCTTCAATCCCTGCCAGTCCGATCACGACGGCGACGGGCACGCCGATCAGTGCGACATCTGTCCCTTCAACTACAACCCGAGCCAGACGGACGTGGACGGCGACGGACTCGGCGACGCCTGTGACAACTGCCCGGCGGTCTCGAACCCCGGGCAGCAGGACGCTGACGGGGACGGAGTCGGCGACGCCTGTGACAGCTGCCCCACCGTCTACAACCCGGGCGACACCGACGGGGACGGGGATGGCGTGGGCGATGCGTGCGACAACTGCCCGCTGAACTCGAACCCCGGCCAGCAGAACAGCGACGGCGACAACGAGGGGGGTGACGCGTGCGACATCACCATCACCTTCCCGCTGGCGGGCCAGCTCACGTGCCTCGATCCGCCGCCCACGATCTCCTGGTCGCCCGAGGTCTACAACAGGTTCAAGGTCTTCGTCTCGTGGAGCTCGACGTTCCTCCCGACGGCCCAGGTGACGAGCGGTTCGACGCTGCTCAAGGGGCTCTCATGGACGATGCCCGCGAAGAAGTGGGCCAAGGCGTGCGCGGGGGCGAACCCGAACCTCTACTTCAGGGTCTTCGGCAAGAACAAGGGAACGGGGCTCGCCGAGCTCAGCGAGACGTCCGTGGTCCAGGTGAAGTAG